The following proteins are encoded in a genomic region of Ctenopharyngodon idella isolate HZGC_01 chromosome 12, HZGC01, whole genome shotgun sequence:
- the c1qtnf1 gene encoding complement C1q tumor necrosis factor-related protein 1, with protein MLASNLVLLVVVFAKWAEPYVAQYRDAEQDPYEPRHNQRSTEYYRDGSGSECRRCCDPAEESPQYASPHPHYQIVPQINITILKGEKGDTGDRGPYGKSGKSGQTGPRGPHGVKGTKGSIGAPGEPCKSYYAAFSVGRKKALHSNDYYQTMIFDTEFVNLYGHFNMFTGKFFCYVPGIYFFSLNAHTWNQKETYLHVMKNEQEMAILYAQPSDRSIMQSQSLMLELERDDQVWIRLYKGERENAVFSDDFDTYITFSGHLIKAKSEG; from the exons ATGCTAGCATCAAACCTGGTACTGCTGGTGGTGGTGTTTGCCAAATGGGCCGAGCCATATGTTGCTCAATACCGAGATGCGGAGCAAGACCCATATGAGCCCAGACATAATCAGAGATCCACAGAATACTACAGAGATGGCAG TGGATCAGAGTGCAGGCGATGCTGTGACCCTGCAGAGGAGTCCCCTCAGTACGCCAGTCCACACCCACACTACCAGATTGTGCCTCAGATAAACATCACCATTCTAAAAG GGGAAAAGGGAGACACTGGCGACCGAGGACCTTATGGGAAATCGGGCAAGTCAGGGCAGACTGGACCCCGAGGGCCCCATGGTGTGAAGGGAACCAAGGGCAGCATCGGTGCCCCCGGAGAACCCTGTAAGTCCTACTACGCTGCCTTCTCTGTGGGCCGCAAGAAGGCCCTGCACAGTAACGATTACTACCAGACCATGATCTTCGACACAGAGTTCGTCAACCTGTATGGCCACTTCAACATGTTCACGGGCAAGTTCTTCTGCTACGTCCCCGGCATCTATTTCTTCAGCTTAAACGCGCACACCTGGAACCAGAAGGAAACGTACCTGCACGTGATGAAGAACGAGCAGGAGATGGCCATCCTGTACGCGCAGCCCAGCGATCGCTCCATCATGCAGAGCCAGAGCCTCATGCTGGAACTGGAGAGGGATGACCAGGTGTGGATTCGGCTCTATAAGGGCGAGAGAGAGAACGCTGTGTTCAGTGATGACTTTGACACCTACATCACGTTTAGTGGTCACCTTATCAAAGCAAAGTCAGAAGGTTGA